In Paenibacillus dendritiformis, the DNA window CGGGGGTACGGAAGACGGATTCTCCAGCATATGCTCCATCTCATTAGGGAGCGGCATGAAGCGGCGGACGCAGCTCTCGAAGTGGCGGTAGAGAATGAGAATGCGCTTGGGTTGTACACATCCTGCGGCTTCCGAATCCGCAATGCGAACGATTATTATGACCTGGATCTGCCGGCGGGGAAGCCGCGGACGGAATAGGAACGGGACGCGTTCCGGTCCGGATACGCTGAAGATCGCTTCCCATATCGCAGAAATTCCGGTACACTACAAGTAATGATGGCAGCCGCCGCCGCCGTTCCACGCGCCGGCGGCGATAACACAGAAGATAGCCCCTTGCGCCTTGCGGCGGACGAGGGGCTGTTCCATGTCCGGAGGAATGAGAATATGCAGTTGATACAGCCAGAGAAGGTGCAGCATGCCCTGCAATTATGGCGGGAGAAGCCCTTATATCTCCATCTCGAGATGACGACCGGGGCCTATGCGTCTCATCGCGATAAGTCCAAGCATACCGCTTCCGCCTTCGTCACCAATACCGTCATCCGCTATGCCGAAGGCTCGATCGCCGGGAAGGGACCGTACCGGGTCGGACTGAAGACCCCGGACGGCTGGGTGTACGCGGAAGGCTTGACCCACTGGGACGAGGAGGCGCAGGCGCACGCCAGGCTGATTATGGCGGGCCATGATCGGGAGGGCAGATTGATCGTCAGTCTGCAGCTAAGCGAAGAACCATTTTAAAGGTGATGAAGAGGAGAGCAGACATCTTATGAACAGACAGCGTCATATTGTCGTCATCCTGCCGCATCCGGATGACGAAGGAATCATCGCCGGCACATTGGCCGCACATATACATGACGGAGCCGCGGTCACTTACGCCTGCCTGACATTGGGGGAGATGGGGCGGAATATGGGCAGCCCTCCGTTCGCGAACCGGGCTACGCTGCCGCTCATCCGCAAGGGAGAGCTGGAGGAAGCGTGCCGCCGCATCGGCATTCGCGACCTGCGGATGTGGGGATACCATGACAAAACGATAGAATTCGAAGACGGAGAGAAGCTCGCGGATCGGATCGCAGCCCTGCTGGCGGAATTGGAGCCCGAATGCGTCTATACCTTCTATCCCGGGTACAGCGTGCATCCGGACCATGACGCAACCGGGGCCGCCGTCGTCCGGGCCGTGGGGCGGATGCCGGAGGATAAGCGTCCCCGCGTCCTGTGCATCGCGATTGCGGCCGGCCGCGAGAAGCTGCTCGGCCCGCCGGACGAGGTTCGCGATGTCAGCGATTATGTCGAGCAGAAGATACATGCGATTCATGCGCACAAGAGCCAGGTCCGGCACTTGCTTGGCGAGGGAACGCTGGAAGAGCCGTCGTTCCGGGCGCGGCACAGCCGGGAATTGTTCTGGACATACCGCTTCCGCGAGGAAGGAGAAGGGACTCCCTAAAACAGGCGGAGCTTCTCCGTCGGCATCTCCAGCCGATAGGGACGTTACAGCGGCCCGCTTCTGCAGATGCCCGGTAGGGACGGCATGCCTATGAATAGGCGCTGCCGTCCCATTGATAGAACGCGAGCAGTTCTTGATCGAGTTCAAGTCCAATCCCCGTTCCCTCTGGAAGGGTAACGGCGCCGTTCTCCTGCCGCAGCGGAACAAGGCGGTTGAACGGATTGTCCATTACGTCCCATTCCACCGGCTCGATCGAATCCGTGCCCATTTTGGTCCACGGCTCGATACAAGCCTGGGCGAACATGGCGTACAAGCGTGACAGCGCCCCGTCATAGGCGTGCGGAGCCGCGCGCAGGCCGAATGTGCGCGCCATGGACACCGCGTGCCTGTACTCGTCGATCCCGGCCATATGCAGCGGATCCGGCGTAATGATATCTATCGCCCGCCTCGTCATCAAGGGGAGGAAAGCGGCCGCTGAACCGTGATTTTCGCCTCCGGCCAGCGGCACCGCGATCCGCTGTCTCAGCAGCGCGTATTCTTCGACCTGCGCGACAGGAAGGGGCTCTTCCAGCCACATCAGATTGGGCCACGACTGCAGCAGCGTCTGCCATTGCAGCGCCGCCGCGGCGTCGTAGCTCTGATTCGCGTCGAGGGCCAATCCGATGCCGCCCGACAGCAGCGTCTGTGCCTTCCGCACATGCTCCTGATCCTCAGCGACCGACTTCCCTCCGATCTTCAGCTTGATCTTGTCAAATCCGTCGTTCAATGCTCTTTCCACTTGCTGCAGGGAAACCTGCATCCAATCCGCTTCTTCGCAATAGGATTGGAAAGAAGCATACACCGGCACGCGGCTCCGATGCTTTCCTCCCCACAGATCGCATACCGACATACCGCCCGCTTGGGCCATAATTTCAGTGCATGCCATGCTGACGGCCGCAGCCGCGCGCGCATGCCAATTCCGGATGATGCGCAGCCAGGCGCCGCGATCGGCGACGGATTTGCCTGTCAAAAAAGGAATAATCCGCTCATGGAAGCCGGAGTGCAGCGTCGGCAGCCAGTCGGCGCATTCTCCCCATCCGGTAACGCCGGTGTCGGTTGTCAGCCGGATAATATAACTCGTCCGGTACATTTTAAGGCCATTGGCATCGCCATATGGCCGGGCAAGACGATAGAAGAGCGGAAAGGTCTCGATCTGCTGTATCCGCAAGAAATGGCTCCTCCTTACATATCGTTTTGCCGCTTAGTATGTGCCGGGACGGCCATTTTATGAAGAAACAGGAAATTGCGCCCTAACGGGAGATTTCATTCCCCGTTCTGCCTTCATAATGATGGACGTGGGGCGTGCTTCCATTCACGGTCGTGACGCCTTCGAACATATGAATATGCCCGCCCCCGGGCAGGGGAATGGCCGGGCCCGTCGTGCCTCTGATAATATGCGAATGACCGGCATCGAATGAGGTTTCCGCATAATATTGATGCGTATGCTGAACTCCGCTCGGAGCCGCTTCCGTCGTTCCGGCGTATTTATGCCGATGACCGACTTCCACGGACGTCACGCCGGAAAATTCATGCACATGCACAGGTCTCCCATTCCACGAAGTAATATATAACTTGTGGGAGTGCATGTTTCCCTCCTCGCTATGATGCACAAATCCGGTAATCGGAACTTCCATGATCATAATCTCCTTCCATCGATGATTACCCACATCGTATGATGCGGGCAGCTCGATGTTACCGCGGAAGTCAAGCAATTTTTGTGGAGTTCACAGCCACTCCCCGAATTTGCGGATATACCAGGTCTTGATCGTCTGGGTCAGCGCGCAATAACAGAGCAACGTCGCGATAAGCCACGGGAAGAACGACAGCGGCAGCGGCACCAGGCCGATGGCGGCGCCCATTCCGGTATAAGGAAGCGCGATTCCGCATGCCATGACCAGTCCCGTCAACACGAGCACGGGAGTGCTGGCCATGCTTTGGACAAAGGGTATTTTCCCGGTGCGGATCATATGAACGATCAGCGTCTGCGACAGCAAGCCCTCGATGAACCAGCCGGAATGGAACAAAGCTTGCTGGTCTGCGGAATTGGCCGCGAAGACGTACCACAGCAAGGCATATGTCGTAATATCGAACAGCGAGCTGATCGGGCCGATGAACACCATAAATCTGCTGATTGACTTGGCATTCCATTTTTGAGGCTTCCGCAAATACGCTTTATCCACTGTGTCCCACGGAATCGAGAGCTGGGAAATATCAAAAAACAGATTTTGCAGCAGCAGATGAATCGGCAGCATCGGCAGGAAGGGAAGGAAGGCGCTGGCGGCCAGAACGCTGAACATATTGCCGAAATTGGAACTCGCGGTCATTTTAATATACTTCCTTGGCGATATCGACAGCGGTATCGACAGAAATGCCGACATCCGCTTCTTTCAGCGGCACGGCGTCATTGATTCCGTCGCCCATGAACCCGACCGTATGGCCTCTGCTTTTGAGGA includes these proteins:
- a CDS encoding YojF family protein; the protein is MQLIQPEKVQHALQLWREKPLYLHLEMTTGAYASHRDKSKHTASAFVTNTVIRYAEGSIAGKGPYRVGLKTPDGWVYAEGLTHWDEEAQAHARLIMAGHDREGRLIVSLQLSEEPF
- the bshB2 gene encoding bacillithiol biosynthesis deacetylase BshB2, which encodes MNRQRHIVVILPHPDDEGIIAGTLAAHIHDGAAVTYACLTLGEMGRNMGSPPFANRATLPLIRKGELEEACRRIGIRDLRMWGYHDKTIEFEDGEKLADRIAALLAELEPECVYTFYPGYSVHPDHDATGAAVVRAVGRMPEDKRPRVLCIAIAAGREKLLGPPDEVRDVSDYVEQKIHAIHAHKSQVRHLLGEGTLEEPSFRARHSRELFWTYRFREEGEGTP
- a CDS encoding mandelate racemase/muconate lactonizing enzyme family protein → MRIQQIETFPLFYRLARPYGDANGLKMYRTSYIIRLTTDTGVTGWGECADWLPTLHSGFHERIIPFLTGKSVADRGAWLRIIRNWHARAAAAVSMACTEIMAQAGGMSVCDLWGGKHRSRVPVYASFQSYCEEADWMQVSLQQVERALNDGFDKIKLKIGGKSVAEDQEHVRKAQTLLSGGIGLALDANQSYDAAAALQWQTLLQSWPNLMWLEEPLPVAQVEEYALLRQRIAVPLAGGENHGSAAAFLPLMTRRAIDIITPDPLHMAGIDEYRHAVSMARTFGLRAAPHAYDGALSRLYAMFAQACIEPWTKMGTDSIEPVEWDVMDNPFNRLVPLRQENGAVTLPEGTGIGLELDQELLAFYQWDGSAYS
- a CDS encoding YmaF family protein, with protein sequence MEVPITGFVHHSEEGNMHSHKLYITSWNGRPVHVHEFSGVTSVEVGHRHKYAGTTEAAPSGVQHTHQYYAETSFDAGHSHIIRGTTGPAIPLPGGGHIHMFEGVTTVNGSTPHVHHYEGRTGNEISR